A single Thermoleophilia bacterium DNA region contains:
- the nadB gene encoding L-aspartate oxidase, whose translation MTRPYVACRSVEPLHRRTFDVLVLGGGIAGLTAAVGAARRWRVGLLTKSTLDDTTTFLAQGGIAAALGPTDSTELHFQDTVNAGAGLCDEDAVRVLVNEGPDRVRELMEICPRFDKVDGMITLGREGAHSVPRVVHAGGDATGLEVSSALAEAARVGSRVQLYENEFVIDLLTLGGRCVGALSLNLEDGGLTLNVAMVTVLASGGAGQVYGRTTNPMVATGDGIAMAYRAGAAIRDLEFVQFHPTGLAVEGQETVHLISEALRGEGAYLTNAAGQRFVLEHDLRGELASRDVVVRAMMSEMRREGSDHVYLDARHLDGEWLQKRFPRVTAGLREHGLDLATQRIPVAPVCHYFIGGVVTDVWGRSTIPGLYASGEVACTGVHGANRLASNSLLEGLVFSDRIVRDLDRYVGGLGEDVRRLRFDLPEASGGGADAAAARQHLVSIMSTKVGVVRRGDDLLVALSELEALTSELRFGERGQAEYELFNLLTLGTHIAKCALLREESRGAHLREDFPDLDDERWRRRITLRLPVDERDPDS comes from the coding sequence GTGACGCGACCGTACGTCGCGTGTCGCTCGGTTGAGCCCCTGCATCGACGGACGTTCGATGTGCTGGTGCTCGGCGGTGGCATCGCGGGACTTACCGCCGCGGTTGGGGCGGCGCGACGTTGGCGCGTCGGCCTCCTCACCAAGTCCACGCTAGACGATACGACGACGTTTCTCGCCCAGGGCGGCATTGCGGCGGCGTTGGGGCCCACGGACTCAACGGAGCTTCACTTTCAAGACACGGTGAACGCCGGCGCGGGACTGTGCGACGAAGACGCAGTCCGCGTGCTCGTGAACGAGGGGCCCGACAGAGTGCGCGAGCTCATGGAGATCTGCCCGCGCTTCGACAAGGTCGACGGAATGATCACCCTGGGGCGTGAAGGCGCTCACTCGGTGCCGCGAGTGGTGCACGCAGGCGGCGACGCGACTGGGCTTGAGGTCTCGAGCGCGCTGGCGGAGGCGGCACGGGTAGGCAGCCGGGTTCAGCTGTACGAAAACGAATTCGTCATCGACCTCCTGACGCTCGGCGGTCGTTGTGTGGGTGCTCTCTCGCTGAATCTCGAGGACGGGGGGCTCACCCTCAACGTGGCGATGGTGACTGTCCTCGCTTCGGGAGGGGCGGGTCAGGTGTACGGACGCACGACGAACCCCATGGTGGCCACCGGCGACGGTATCGCCATGGCGTACAGAGCCGGAGCCGCCATTCGAGACCTCGAGTTTGTGCAGTTCCACCCAACAGGTCTGGCGGTTGAGGGCCAGGAGACGGTTCATCTCATCAGCGAGGCGCTGCGCGGTGAGGGGGCCTATCTGACGAATGCGGCCGGGCAGCGGTTCGTTCTCGAACACGACTTACGTGGCGAGCTCGCTTCGCGCGATGTCGTGGTTCGCGCCATGATGAGTGAGATGCGGCGAGAAGGAAGCGATCACGTCTATCTAGATGCGCGCCATCTGGACGGTGAATGGCTCCAGAAGCGCTTCCCTCGTGTGACTGCCGGGCTGCGTGAGCACGGCCTCGACCTCGCAACGCAGCGGATTCCTGTCGCACCGGTGTGCCACTACTTCATCGGTGGCGTCGTCACCGACGTCTGGGGTCGGTCGACGATTCCCGGTCTGTACGCGAGCGGAGAGGTCGCTTGCACCGGAGTTCACGGGGCCAACCGCTTGGCATCCAACTCGCTTCTCGAAGGTCTCGTGTTCAGCGACCGAATCGTCCGCGACCTCGATCGTTATGTTGGCGGACTCGGAGAGGATGTCCGCCGACTGCGCTTCGACTTGCCGGAGGCGAGCGGCGGTGGCGCCGACGCTGCGGCCGCGCGACAGCATCTTGTTTCGATCATGTCGACGAAGGTCGGCGTGGTACGCCGCGGTGACGACTTGCTGGTCGCTCTGTCCGAGCTCGAAGCTCTGACATCGGAGCTTCGCTTTGGCGAGCGTGGGCAAGCGGAGTACGAGTTGTTCAATCTTCTGACCCTGGGCACGCATATTGCCAAGTGCGCGCTGCTGCGCGAGGAATCACGTGGTGCCCATCTGCGCGAGGACTTTCCCGACTTGGACGACGAGCGGTGGCGGCGCCGCATCACCTTGCGGCTGCCCGTTGACGAGCGAGATCCCGACTCGTGA
- the folK gene encoding 2-amino-4-hydroxy-6-hydroxymethyldihydropteridine diphosphokinase, with the protein MNGGAARRAFLSLGSNLGDRVAHLATARGALAALLGTEIVAASRVYETLPQDEPDQPCFLNQVVCIETTLEPYELLAIVQGIEAAAGRVRETRFGPRTLDIDILLYEGVELAGDVLTIPHLRMMRRAFVLVPLLEIWSWARGMPPLDIVAAAQVTGNVQEVRLYEPDWD; encoded by the coding sequence GTGAACGGAGGCGCCGCGCGGCGGGCATTTCTGTCCCTCGGATCCAACCTCGGCGATAGAGTTGCGCACCTGGCCACGGCTCGTGGTGCGCTTGCTGCGCTGCTTGGCACCGAGATTGTGGCCGCCTCTCGGGTCTACGAGACGCTGCCGCAGGATGAGCCTGACCAGCCCTGCTTCCTCAATCAGGTGGTCTGTATTGAGACAACGCTTGAGCCGTACGAGCTCCTGGCAATCGTTCAGGGAATCGAGGCGGCTGCCGGCAGGGTTCGCGAGACGCGGTTTGGCCCGCGAACACTCGACATAGATATACTGCTGTACGAGGGAGTCGAGCTGGCGGGGGACGTCTTGACGATTCCGCATCTGCGCATGATGCGGCGCGCTTTCGTCCTCGTCCCCCTTCTCGAGATCTGGTCCTGGGCCCGGGGTATGCCTCCGCTCGACATCGTCGCCGCGGCTCAGGTTACGGGGAACGTGCAAGAGGTGCGTCTCTATGAGCCCGATTGGGACTGA
- the folB gene encoding dihydroneopterin aldolase yields MSRSPSISIEGIELRGRCGVSEAERAVGQVLIVDIRLEPVSCPGAESDELDETIDYGHVVEVVRAIVVGNEFRLLERLASVLADALWDELDLAFLEVAVTKPAPPVAIPVRAARVEVVRSA; encoded by the coding sequence ATGAGTCGCAGTCCATCGATCTCCATCGAAGGCATCGAGCTTCGCGGGCGGTGCGGTGTCAGTGAGGCGGAACGTGCGGTGGGTCAGGTCCTCATCGTCGACATCCGCCTTGAGCCGGTATCTTGCCCGGGGGCGGAAAGTGACGAGCTGGATGAGACCATCGACTACGGCCACGTGGTCGAGGTCGTGCGGGCGATCGTCGTGGGGAACGAGTTCCGTTTGCTGGAGAGGCTCGCGAGCGTCCTCGCGGATGCCTTGTGGGATGAACTTGACTTGGCGTTCTTGGAGGTTGCCGTGACGAAGCCGGCACCGCCGGTCGCGATTCCGGTGAGGGCAGCGCGCGTCGAAGTCGTGCGCAGTGCGTGA
- the folP gene encoding dihydropteroate synthase: MGILNVTPDSFSDGGQYFSADKALTQGLRLVREGAAILDVGGESTRPGSEPVSVGEEVRRVLPVVEELAGAVGVPLSVDTVKAEVARRTLAAGARMINDVSALRADTAMVEVVAEYGCPVCLMHMRGQPKTMQDDPVYDDVVDDVLTFLEERMSYAIAHGVREDQILVDPGIGFGKTLDHNLTLLRHLDRFATLGRPVVLGASRKRFLGVILGSEPAQRTIGTVATTVLGMLACAHVFRVHDVRENFEAMRVGLAVLEGPTAL; this comes from the coding sequence ATGGGTATCCTGAATGTGACGCCTGACTCGTTCTCCGATGGAGGTCAGTACTTCTCTGCCGACAAAGCGCTTACCCAGGGCCTTCGATTGGTGCGTGAGGGGGCGGCGATTCTTGATGTTGGGGGAGAATCGACGAGGCCCGGTTCTGAGCCCGTGTCTGTGGGCGAAGAGGTGCGTCGTGTGCTGCCCGTCGTGGAGGAACTGGCGGGCGCGGTCGGTGTGCCGCTCTCGGTCGACACGGTGAAGGCCGAGGTGGCACGGCGAACGCTGGCCGCCGGAGCGCGGATGATCAACGATGTGAGCGCCCTTCGTGCCGACACGGCGATGGTCGAGGTTGTAGCCGAGTATGGCTGCCCCGTCTGCTTGATGCACATGCGGGGACAGCCGAAGACGATGCAGGACGATCCTGTGTACGACGACGTGGTCGACGACGTCCTCACCTTCCTTGAAGAACGTATGAGTTACGCCATTGCCCACGGCGTTCGCGAAGATCAGATACTCGTGGACCCAGGCATCGGTTTCGGGAAGACTCTGGATCACAACCTGACACTGCTTCGGCATCTTGATCGGTTTGCCACGCTTGGCCGCCCGGTGGTGCTGGGGGCCTCGCGCAAACGTTTCCTCGGCGTGATCTTGGGATCCGAGCCGGCACAGCGCACAATCGGGACTGTCGCGACGACAGTGCTCGGCATGCTCGCATGCGCGCACGTGTTTCGCGTGCACGATGTGCGCGAGAACTTCGAGGCCATGCGTGTTGGTCTTGCGGTTCTTGAAGGCCCAACGGCACTCTAG
- the folE gene encoding GTP cyclohydrolase I FolE, whose product MDQEKIQDGVRLILEGIGEDLTRPGLVGTPRRVAEMYEEIFSGIGAPDPAELLVAMTGDHHREMVVIRDIDFYSVCEHHLLPFAGMAHVVYIPSKDGHIAGLSKLARVVRQVAARPQLQERITSEVADAIVRALNPLGALVMIQAEHLCMSMRGVRTPGAQTVTSAVRGIIQSHDATRAEAFALITAPR is encoded by the coding sequence GTGGACCAGGAGAAGATTCAAGACGGCGTGCGGTTGATTCTCGAGGGGATCGGCGAAGACCTCACGCGACCCGGATTGGTCGGCACGCCGCGCCGTGTGGCCGAGATGTACGAGGAGATCTTCTCCGGGATCGGCGCCCCAGACCCTGCGGAGTTGCTTGTCGCCATGACCGGCGATCATCACCGCGAAATGGTGGTGATTCGCGACATCGATTTCTACTCAGTGTGCGAGCATCACTTGTTGCCGTTCGCGGGCATGGCCCATGTCGTCTACATTCCAAGTAAGGATGGGCACATCGCCGGACTTTCCAAGCTCGCCCGTGTTGTCCGCCAGGTGGCGGCGCGCCCGCAGCTTCAAGAGCGCATCACCTCCGAGGTTGCCGATGCGATCGTGCGGGCTCTCAATCCTCTCGGGGCGCTTGTCATGATCCAGGCGGAGCACCTGTGCATGTCCATGCGCGGCGTGCGCACGCCGGGCGCGCAGACTGTAACAAGCGCCGTGCGCGGGATCATCCAGTCGCACGATGCGACGCGTGCCGAGGCTTTCGCCCTTATCACCGCGCCGCGCTGA
- the ftsH gene encoding ATP-dependent zinc metalloprotease FtsH, whose protein sequence is MSRFIRSALFPIIIVIILALVIEWALQSRNDTGPEYSFSGPENSFVADLEANRVARVDMLIGDQTLHVTTNAKPAVEYEVGYPDAGVVTELLAAHPNVVVNSVPPSNSWWLSALSFILPFIIIIGLWLFIMNRMQGGGSKVMSFGKSRAKRLTADSPKVTFKDVAGADEAVEELHEIKEFLENPRKFQQLGARIPKGVLLYGPPGTGKTLLARAVAGEAGVPFFSISGSDFVEMFVGVGASRVRDLFEQAKQNSPCIVFVDEIDAVGRHRGAGMGGGHDEREQTLNQLLVEMDGFEMKDNIILIAATNRPDILDPALLRPGRFDRQIVVDRPDRPGRMRILEVHSRGKPLAKDIDLDALAAQTPGFTGADLANLVNEAALLAARHGKKTIEMHELEEGIMRVLAGPEKKTRIISEKEKIITAYHEMGHAFVGHFLEHTDPVHKISVVSRGQALGYTISLPTEDKFLTTKAQLMDTLAMTLGGRAAEEVVFGEITTGAANDLEKATATAKQMVMRFGMSEELGPRTLGHDQSMPFLGREFQQQADYSEEVAKQIDDEIRRIIEEAHQTAKDLLSERRDQLDQISRVLIQRETIEASEFEALLDGVPEEEVFRERDEKAARRLENQTPERPKPSSVTPPPVPKPAHVNPEAT, encoded by the coding sequence GTGAGCAGATTCATTCGCAGCGCTCTCTTCCCCATCATTATTGTCATCATTCTGGCGCTAGTAATCGAGTGGGCGCTGCAGAGCCGTAACGATACCGGACCCGAGTACTCGTTCTCGGGTCCGGAGAACAGCTTCGTCGCCGATCTCGAAGCCAACAGAGTGGCGCGCGTCGATATGCTCATCGGCGATCAAACACTGCACGTTACGACCAATGCCAAGCCGGCCGTCGAGTACGAAGTTGGGTACCCGGATGCCGGTGTCGTCACAGAACTCCTCGCGGCTCACCCGAATGTCGTTGTGAACTCGGTTCCTCCGAGCAACTCCTGGTGGCTTAGCGCGCTATCGTTCATTCTTCCCTTCATCATCATCATCGGGTTGTGGCTCTTCATCATGAATCGAATGCAGGGCGGCGGGTCGAAGGTCATGAGCTTCGGCAAGAGCCGCGCGAAACGGCTCACTGCGGATTCTCCAAAGGTGACCTTCAAGGATGTCGCTGGTGCAGATGAGGCGGTTGAGGAACTGCACGAGATCAAGGAGTTCCTCGAGAATCCGCGCAAGTTCCAGCAACTCGGCGCGCGTATCCCGAAGGGCGTCTTGCTGTATGGTCCGCCCGGCACCGGCAAGACGCTCTTGGCGCGAGCCGTTGCCGGCGAGGCCGGTGTGCCGTTCTTCAGTATCTCCGGCTCGGACTTCGTGGAGATGTTCGTGGGTGTGGGCGCCTCGCGCGTCCGCGACCTGTTCGAGCAGGCCAAGCAGAACTCTCCCTGTATCGTCTTCGTCGACGAAATCGACGCTGTCGGTCGTCATCGTGGCGCGGGCATGGGTGGTGGCCACGACGAGCGCGAGCAAACGCTCAACCAGTTACTGGTCGAGATGGACGGCTTCGAGATGAAGGACAACATCATTCTCATTGCGGCGACCAACCGGCCGGATATCCTGGACCCTGCCCTTCTGCGTCCAGGGCGCTTCGACCGGCAGATCGTCGTGGATCGTCCCGACCGACCTGGTCGTATGCGCATTCTCGAGGTGCATTCGCGCGGCAAGCCGCTGGCCAAGGACATCGATCTCGACGCGCTCGCCGCTCAGACGCCAGGGTTCACGGGCGCCGATCTCGCCAACCTCGTCAACGAGGCCGCGCTGCTTGCCGCGCGTCACGGCAAGAAAACCATCGAGATGCACGAGCTCGAAGAAGGCATCATGCGGGTGCTCGCGGGGCCCGAGAAGAAGACGCGCATCATCTCCGAGAAGGAGAAGATCATCACGGCCTATCACGAAATGGGGCACGCCTTCGTTGGGCACTTTCTCGAGCACACCGACCCGGTTCACAAGATCTCCGTTGTCAGCCGCGGCCAGGCGCTGGGCTACACCATCTCGCTGCCCACAGAAGATAAGTTCCTGACCACGAAGGCCCAGCTTATGGATACGCTTGCCATGACCCTGGGCGGCCGTGCCGCGGAGGAAGTCGTCTTTGGCGAGATCACGACAGGGGCGGCCAACGACCTCGAGAAGGCTACGGCGACGGCAAAGCAGATGGTCATGCGCTTCGGCATGAGCGAGGAGCTTGGCCCACGAACGCTCGGACACGATCAGTCCATGCCATTCCTCGGACGTGAGTTCCAGCAGCAGGCCGACTACTCTGAGGAAGTCGCCAAGCAGATCGACGACGAAATCCGCCGCATCATCGAGGAGGCGCACCAAACCGCCAAGGACCTCCTCTCGGAGAGGCGCGATCAGCTCGATCAGATCAGCAGGGTTCTCATTCAGCGCGAGACGATCGAGGCTTCTGAGTTCGAGGCGCTTCTCGATGGCGTGCCGGAAGAAGAGGTCTTCCGCGAGCGGGACGAAAAGGCTGCGCGTCGCTTGGAGAATCAGACGCCGGAACGTCCCAAGCCGTCATCGGTGACTCCACCTCCCGTGCCGAAACCGGCGCACGTCAATCCCGAAGCGACCTGA
- the hpt gene encoding hypoxanthine phosphoribosyltransferase: MTALITDVLVTRDELAAKVTALAAEISADYAGREIALVGILKGAVFFMADLARQISVPVTLDFMAVSSYGSATDSSGVVRILKDLDHEIDGRHVIIVEDIVDSGLTLSYLLKTLRNRGPASLEVCALLTKPSRRRTDIPCRYVGFEIDNRFVVGYGLDLAERFRTLDFIGAVSPEAVAESVEHGGSLL; this comes from the coding sequence GTGACTGCGCTCATCACCGACGTACTCGTGACTCGCGACGAACTTGCGGCCAAGGTGACCGCACTGGCCGCTGAGATATCCGCCGACTATGCCGGTCGGGAGATTGCGCTCGTCGGCATCCTCAAGGGCGCCGTCTTCTTCATGGCCGACCTCGCGCGACAGATCTCGGTGCCGGTCACGCTGGACTTCATGGCGGTTTCGAGCTACGGGTCGGCGACAGACTCCTCCGGAGTTGTACGCATTCTTAAGGATCTCGATCACGAGATCGACGGCCGGCACGTCATCATCGTCGAAGACATCGTCGACTCGGGGCTCACGCTGAGCTATCTGCTCAAGACCCTTCGCAACCGGGGGCCGGCATCGTTGGAGGTGTGCGCTCTCCTCACGAAGCCGTCACGCAGGCGCACCGACATCCCGTGCCGCTACGTGGGGTTCGAGATCGACAATCGCTTCGTCGTCGGCTACGGTCTCGACCTTGCGGAGCGGTTTCGCACGCTCGATTTTATCGGCGCCGTCAGCCCCGAGGCGGTCGCCGAAAGCGTCGAGCACGGCGGTTCGTTGCTGTAG
- the tilS gene encoding tRNA lysidine(34) synthetase TilS, with protein sequence MTAASVTGSDYRLVQRVCAFVRERELLRRGERPLLLLSGGADSMALHWLLGEVDARLELGLQAGVLHVDYATRGADSTRDRRIVEEACLRSRMPVHVVRLPRKLSGGNFQERARSLRYDAARRLCGERGYDVIVTAHNRDDQAETVLYRLAKYATPRGLAGMRARQGDLARPLLCLGGDEIRDLCRRRGIAYGEDITNCEPRYARNLIRLEVLPLLRRINPLVAETLCAAAELAAADADILASAASAGLSRVTRSCGSDEIAALDVEALRLESRSMRALILHELVRNAAGNEALVERRSIEGLIDLLERRDDAGRALLVCDLEAVRGGGLLRLRRRRAPHCCPDVSVRVVRKADTSVRFCERKWRSRLDVGAHLPTHATQAAVGLAEPPQAVVIRHPRRGERFRPLGLAAETTVARFLAGARVLADERARAVVLDVDGVAVWVGFVGRDGVFRGRVAHEYRVHESSRWTLCLCEEVV encoded by the coding sequence TTGACGGCAGCCTCGGTCACTGGCAGCGACTACCGTCTTGTGCAGCGAGTCTGCGCCTTCGTGCGCGAACGTGAGTTGCTGCGTCGGGGCGAGCGGCCGTTACTCCTTCTGTCGGGCGGCGCGGACTCGATGGCTTTGCACTGGCTGCTTGGTGAAGTCGACGCGCGCTTGGAGCTGGGATTGCAGGCAGGTGTGCTCCACGTCGACTATGCGACGCGTGGTGCCGACTCCACTCGTGATCGTCGCATTGTCGAGGAGGCCTGTCTGCGCAGCCGGATGCCGGTTCATGTCGTAAGGCTTCCGCGCAAGCTCTCGGGGGGCAACTTCCAGGAGCGTGCCCGTTCTCTGCGCTACGACGCGGCGCGTCGTCTTTGCGGAGAGCGGGGCTACGACGTCATCGTGACGGCTCACAATCGCGATGACCAAGCCGAGACCGTCCTCTACCGGTTGGCGAAGTACGCCACGCCGCGTGGTCTCGCCGGCATGCGTGCGCGCCAGGGCGACCTCGCTCGCCCCCTTCTCTGTCTCGGTGGCGATGAGATCCGCGATCTCTGCCGCCGTCGCGGCATCGCCTACGGAGAAGACATCACCAACTGTGAGCCGCGCTACGCTCGCAACCTCATCCGTCTCGAGGTCCTGCCTCTGCTCCGCCGAATCAATCCACTTGTAGCAGAGACCCTGTGCGCGGCGGCCGAGTTGGCCGCGGCCGACGCCGATATCCTTGCTTCTGCGGCTTCGGCGGGGCTCTCTCGTGTGACTCGTTCGTGCGGTTCGGACGAGATCGCTGCGCTCGACGTGGAGGCGCTGCGCTTGGAGTCTCGGTCGATGCGAGCACTCATCCTGCACGAACTGGTGCGCAATGCGGCGGGGAACGAGGCGCTCGTCGAGCGGCGCTCCATTGAGGGCCTCATCGATCTGCTGGAACGCCGTGACGACGCTGGACGCGCGCTGCTTGTCTGCGACTTGGAGGCTGTGCGCGGCGGCGGTCTGCTACGCCTCCGCCGCCGCCGCGCACCCCATTGCTGTCCAGATGTCTCGGTGCGCGTAGTTCGGAAGGCCGACACGAGTGTCAGGTTCTGCGAGCGCAAGTGGCGCTCGCGGCTCGACGTAGGGGCACATCTCCCGACACATGCTACGCAGGCCGCCGTGGGGCTGGCGGAGCCGCCGCAAGCTGTCGTGATTCGTCATCCGCGGCGCGGCGAACGCTTTCGCCCCCTCGGCCTTGCGGCAGAGACCACGGTGGCACGCTTTCTGGCCGGCGCGCGCGTCCTCGCAGACGAGCGCGCGCGCGCCGTTGTTCTCGACGTCGACGGCGTTGCGGTTTGGGTCGGCTTCGTTGGGCGCGACGGCGTCTTCCGCGGGCGGGTTGCACACGAGTACCGGGTGCACGAGAGTAGTCGCTGGACGCTCTGTCTGTGCGAGGAGGTAGTGTGA
- a CDS encoding C40 family peptidase, with translation MSSLAQQYLLTRARHIVATVVLAVTATTLVVPSTALAIPGGGGLDNLQTRAAAVRTEIARLDRQASASVERYNQARATLDASSARLILARRSLARTEAQLASAQTNLNEHIAGMYKYDQPGLLDVLLSLDDFVEVDKQLEYLQLVHDADADTVVAYEALARQQQEQAQTAEAERISALHDEMEVRARRDEIERKLASRSALLKQLDGNIKNLLARQAEREAEAAQALARQTGVDLERLAATPAQRAVVVETMKHLGIPYVWGGASPSQGFDCSGLVMYVFHKFGVDVLHGATLQSRGGTPVPLGKLQPADLVFFGTTAFYHHVGIYIGNGLFIEAPHTGDVVKISKLAGRGCTFACRYPLRLR, from the coding sequence GTGTCCTCCCTCGCCCAACAGTATCTCCTGACTCGCGCCCGACACATCGTTGCGACGGTCGTTCTCGCCGTCACCGCGACGACGCTCGTCGTCCCATCCACCGCCCTTGCGATTCCCGGCGGCGGAGGCCTCGACAACCTACAGACGCGGGCCGCCGCCGTGCGCACAGAAATCGCACGGCTCGACCGCCAGGCAAGCGCCTCCGTCGAGCGGTACAACCAGGCGCGCGCCACGCTGGACGCAAGCTCCGCCCGCCTCATCCTCGCTCGCCGATCGTTGGCGCGCACGGAAGCCCAGCTAGCGTCTGCACAGACGAACTTGAACGAGCACATCGCCGGAATGTACAAGTACGATCAGCCCGGACTCCTCGACGTGCTCCTCAGTCTCGACGACTTCGTCGAAGTGGACAAACAGCTGGAGTACCTACAGCTCGTTCACGACGCCGACGCCGACACGGTTGTGGCTTATGAGGCGCTGGCGCGACAACAGCAGGAGCAGGCGCAGACCGCCGAGGCAGAGCGCATCTCGGCTCTGCACGACGAGATGGAAGTCCGAGCACGTCGCGACGAGATCGAGCGCAAACTGGCCTCTCGCTCGGCACTCCTGAAGCAACTCGACGGGAACATCAAGAACCTCCTCGCCCGCCAGGCCGAACGCGAGGCGGAAGCGGCCCAAGCCCTCGCGCGCCAGACTGGCGTCGATCTCGAGAGACTCGCCGCCACCCCCGCGCAGCGCGCCGTCGTGGTTGAGACCATGAAGCACCTCGGCATCCCCTACGTGTGGGGCGGTGCCTCGCCCTCTCAAGGCTTCGATTGTTCGGGGCTCGTGATGTACGTCTTCCACAAGTTCGGCGTCGACGTGCTTCACGGCGCCACGTTGCAGTCGCGAGGAGGCACGCCGGTGCCGCTGGGCAAGCTGCAGCCTGCAGACCTCGTCTTCTTCGGGACAACCGCCTTCTATCATCACGTCGGGATCTACATCGGCAACGGACTCTTCATTGAAGCACCACACACCGGCGATGTCGTCAAGATCAGCAAGCTCGCGGGTCGCGGCTGCACCTTCGCGTGCCGCTACCCGCTCAGACTGCGCTGA
- the ald gene encoding alanine dehydrogenase has product MIVGVPKEIKDEEYRVAVTPIGVREYIRAGHSVVVETGAGLGSGFSDDAYLAAGARLSTADDVFAAADLIVKVKEPLPVEWPRLRRGQILYTYLHLGADYAKDLTVALLEAGVKGLAYETVALDNGSHPLLFPMSEVAGRLAIQAGATHLQKNHGGRGVLLGGVTGVPPAKVVIIGGGTVGLNAAKISEGLRARTVVLDTRADKLAYLDDIFGGRLETVLSNSSAIEEEIADADLVVGAVLLPGGAQAPRIVTRAMIQRMQAGSVLVDVSIDQGGCFETSRPTTHSDPTYVVDGVVHYCVSNMPGAVARTSTLALTSATLPYGIALASKGFETAVRDDVALALGVNVYEGELTIPSVATAHGLPYAPLASVLS; this is encoded by the coding sequence ATGATCGTCGGCGTCCCGAAAGAGATCAAGGACGAGGAGTATCGTGTTGCCGTCACGCCCATCGGCGTACGAGAGTACATTCGCGCCGGCCACAGTGTCGTCGTCGAGACGGGCGCCGGTCTGGGAAGTGGATTCAGTGACGATGCCTACCTTGCTGCCGGAGCGCGCCTCAGTACGGCGGACGACGTGTTCGCCGCCGCAGACTTGATCGTCAAGGTCAAGGAGCCGCTGCCCGTCGAGTGGCCGCGTCTCCGCCGCGGACAGATCCTCTACACCTACCTCCACCTTGGCGCGGACTACGCGAAGGATCTTACCGTGGCGCTACTCGAGGCCGGGGTCAAAGGCCTCGCCTATGAGACGGTTGCTCTCGACAATGGATCGCACCCTCTGCTCTTTCCCATGAGCGAGGTCGCTGGACGCCTGGCGATTCAGGCCGGGGCGACTCATCTGCAGAAGAACCACGGTGGCCGCGGCGTGCTGTTGGGCGGCGTGACGGGCGTCCCGCCGGCCAAGGTAGTCATCATTGGGGGCGGAACGGTTGGACTGAACGCTGCCAAGATATCCGAAGGCCTTCGTGCACGCACGGTTGTTCTCGATACGCGAGCCGACAAGCTGGCGTATCTCGATGACATCTTCGGGGGACGTCTCGAAACGGTGTTGTCGAACAGTAGCGCCATCGAAGAGGAGATCGCCGACGCGGATCTGGTCGTAGGTGCGGTCTTGTTGCCTGGCGGCGCGCAAGCGCCCCGCATTGTGACCCGAGCCATGATTCAGAGGATGCAGGCCGGGTCAGTGCTCGTGGATGTCTCCATCGATCAGGGTGGCTGCTTCGAGACCTCGCGACCCACAACCCACAGTGATCCGACATATGTCGTCGACGGCGTGGTGCACTACTGTGTGTCGAACATGCCCGGTGCCGTGGCGCGTACGTCGACGCTGGCGCTCACGAGTGCGACGCTGCCCTACGGGATCGCGCTTGCCAGTAAGGGCTTTGAGACGGCGGTGAGAGATGACGTCGCACTGGCGCTCGGTGTCAATGTCTACGAAGGCGAGCTCACGATTCCTTCGGTGGCGACCGCGCACGGGCTGCCATATGCACCGCTCGCCAGCGTGTTGAGCTAG